In one window of Fulvia fulva chromosome 5, complete sequence DNA:
- a CDS encoding Negative regulator of differentiation 1, with product MLGMQSGETMSNGANYGHRQTQSFAVKPSINSDLNGYANGSFHSHQPSMGGYGDRHPQRNNVPNINTGRIPSNNYNGQDMQTPQTGYDMNFTPLLPSQLLMGSPFQPGSPSTFQSPQFQSFSSFSQQQGGPRHQQYQSNNAFQHQQTSISPSAYQSLTSPAAMGPGSYFGSIQSPTTGFNALTGASMAGYGGPMQMGPGMMSGTSRTVYLGNIPPETSAEEILSHVRSGPIESVRLLPDKNCAFISFLDGSSATHFHSDAILKKLSIKGQDIKIGWGKPSSVPTSVALAVQQSGASRNVYLGNLGEDMSEEELREELSKFGPIDTVKLVREKSIGFVHFLSIGNAIKAVTLLPQEPKWQAPRRVYYGKDRCAYVSKTQQQNAAQYLGIAPGYAHVLNGADRDLITNALAQQSVAAAAVATTAGGVNNLGNRTVYLGNIHPETTIEEICNVVRGGLLHHIRYIPDKHICFVTFIDPTAAASFYALSNLQGLMIHNRRLKIGWGKHSGALPPAIALAVSGGASRNVYVGNLDESWTEDRLRQDFQEYGEIELVNTLREKSCAFVNFTNIANAIKAIEAVRGKEEYKRFKVNFGKDRCGNPPRQVVNAQQMQQREQQQQHENGLNSSSPVNGLAPSRTHNSISPASSGPSNGGYNPAHGPTASTIFNNGGNNPLTLYLAATQQSAQAAAEQQAHQAFLQRQDTLSPSDFEQLSLHPSAYQQSQGQSSLMSSQQAFYDTPNEVTAPRSGGLEPPSQHYSHGSHQSVNITNGAPMNSYSNAASQSTQQAQHRRGVSLPAFSLQQAQQAEQSGNLAGLGGYSPGGYGLGVSEGTLPGWAEEEVA from the coding sequence ATGCTCGGCATGCAGTCTGGCGAGACGATGTCTAATGGTGCCAACTATGGGCATCGCCAGACTCAATCATTCGCCGTAAAGCCATCGATCAACTCCGACCTCAATGGGTACGCGAATGGATCTTTCCACTCCCATCAACCCTCCATGGGCGGGTATGGCGACCGACACCCGCAGCGAAACAACGTTCCGAACATCAACACTGGACGAATCCCGAGTAACAACTACAATGGACAAGACATGCAGACGCCCCAAACAGGCTACGACATGAACTTCACACCTCTGCTTCCATCGCAGTTGTTAATGGGAAGCCCTTTCCAGCCCGGCTCGCCTTCGACCTTTCAATCCCCTCAATTCCAGAGCTTCTCTAGCTTCTCTCAGCAGCAAGGTGGGCCACGTCACCAACAGTATCAGAGCAACAATGCTTTCCAGCATCAGCAGACATCGATCTCACCAAGCGCGTACCAGAGTCTGACCTCTCCTGCAGCCATGGGCCCGGGCTCGTACTTTGGTAGCATTCAGTCGCCGACGACTGGTTTCAATGCCCTGACTGGAGCCAGCATGGCAGGGTACGGTGGACCAATGCAGATGGGACCGGGCATGATGTCTGGAACGAGTCGTACTGTATATCTTGGCAACATTCCTCCCGAGACGTCTGCAGAGGAGATCCTGAGCCACGTCCGCAGTGGGCCGATTGAATCCGTTCGTCTGCTCCCTGACAAGAACTGTGCTTTCATCTCGTTCTTGGACGGAAGCTCCGCAACTCATTTCCATTCGGATGCGATCTTGAAGAAGCTGTCGATCAAGGGCCAGGATATCAAGATTGGCTGGGGCAAGCCCTCATCGGTTCCGACTTCTGTTGCACTCGCTGTGCAGCAGTCGGGCGCTTCTCGAAATGTCTACCTGGGAAACCTGGGCGAGGATATGTCTGAAGAAGAGCTTCGCGAGGAATTAAGCAAGTTCGGACCCATTGACACTGTGAAACTTGTCCGGGAGAAGTCGATTGGATTCGTGCACTTCCTTTCGATCGGAAATGCGATCAAGGCGGTCACTTTGCTTCCACAGGAGCCCAAATGGCAGGCACCACGACGTGTGTACTACGGAAAGGATCGATGTGCCTATGTCTCCAAGACCCAGCAGCAAAACGCGGCGCAATACCTTGGAATCGCCCCTGGGTACGCTCACGTCTTGAATGGCGCAGATCGGGATCTGATCACCAACGCTCTGGCACAGCAGTCTGTAGCTGCAGCGGCCGTGGCCACAACCGCTGGTGGTGTGAACAACTTGGGCAACCGCACAGTCTACCTTGGCAACATCCACCCAGAGACGACGATCGAAGAGATTTGCAACGTGGTCCGTGGTGGACTGCTTCACCACATTCGCTACATCCCCGACAAGCACATCTGCTTCGTGACATTCATCGACCCAACGGCAGCCGCATCGTTCTACGCCCTGAGTAACCTGCAGGGACTGATGATCCACAACCGCCGACTCAAGATCGGTTGGGGTAAGCACTCGGGTGCACTCCCACCAGCTATCGCTCTGGCTGTTTCTGGTGGTGCTTCTCGCAATGTGTATGTCGGCAATCTTGACGAGTCGTGGACGGAGGACCGCCTGAGGCAGGACTTCCAGGAGTATGGCGAGATCGAGCTCGTCAACACCTTGCGCGAGAAGAGTTGTGCTTTCGTCAACTTCACCAACATTGCAAATGCCATCAAAGCGATCGAGGCAGTCAGAGGAAAGGAGGAGTACAAGCGCTTCAAGGTCAACTTTGGAAAAGACCGCTGCGGCAACCCACCTCGACAAGTTGTTAACGCGCAGCAGATGCAACAGCGTGAACAACAGCAGCAACATGAGAACGGCCTGAACTCTTCATCACCAGTGAATGGTCTTGCCCCAAGCAGAACCCATAACTCCATCTCCCCCGCGAGTTCTGGTCCCTCGAATGGTGGTTACAACCCAGCACATGGGCCAACTGCATCAACAATCTTCAACAACGGCGGCAACAACCCTCTAACGCTGTACCTAGCAGCCACGCAACAGAGCGCACAAGCAGCCGCGGAGCAACAAGCACACCAAGCCTTCCTCCAGCGCCAAGACACTCTGAGCCCCTCCGACTTCGAGCAGCTGTCCCTACACCCCTCCGCCTACCAGCAGTCTCAGGGCCAATCCTCCCTAATGTCCAGCCAACAAGCTTTCTACGATACCCCGAACGAAGTAACCGCCCCACGATCCGGCGGTCTCGAACCTCCCTCCCAACACTACAGTCACGGCAGCCACCAGTCGGTGAACATCACCAACGGCGCCCCCATGAACTCCTACTCCAACGCCGCAAGCCAGAGCACCCAACAAGCCCAGCACCGCCGCGGTGTCAGTCTGCCAGCTTTCTCACTGCAGCAGGCACAGCAAGCAGAGCAGAGCGGCAACTTGGCCGGTCTAGGCGGCTACAGCCCCGGCGGCTATGGGCTAGGCGTGTCCGAGGGCACATTACCCGGCTGGGCAGAGGAGGAAGTCGCATAG
- a CDS encoding tRNA threonylcarbamoyladenosine dehydratase 2, whose translation MSSWWSDIVSSHRVQLGLTAVVSGCIAASAVVGLQEARRRYDIHDLKDSIPDLSVPHDVGKINDFGGAVPEETLKNRDDERSAALARRARLGDYDEDLILEQLARNRVFLTDDGLRKLRKAFVVVVGCGGVGSHAAAALARSGCGRLRLIDFDQVTLSSLNRHAVATLADVGTPKVVCLQKRLEQIVPWTNFDPINQLFGEASAAAQLAPWADGQAPTFVVDAIDNIDSKVALLHYCHTKGLPVISSMGAGCKSDPTRVFIGDISASTDDPLAGATRRKLRKLGVKDGIPVVFSSEKTGPGKAQLLPLPEDEFQKGKVNELGVLPDFRVRILPVLGTMPAVFGLCVANHVMLAISGYPHDYLPSKAREKMYDGILAQLQGLEERAVRYQGTDPIGLRMPLTSDDVGYLVEEVYRGRSVVSGLASRLSLVRWRKPEGAWIDMSTPGQKADKLQLDELVCMTKDEMTKHEKMVLKEGRVPEDVYDKAVIDLVARRQDEERHFRTQR comes from the exons ATGTCATCGTGGTGGTCGGACATCGTCTCATCGCATCGGGTGCAGCTTGGGTTGACGGCGGTGGTCTCTGGCTGCATAGCGGCAAGCGCGGTCGTTGGACTGCAAGAAGCACGACGGCGATATGATATTCACGATCTAAAGGACTCCATACCGGACTTGAGCGTGCCGCACGATGTTGGGAAG ATAAACGATTTTGGTGGAGCGGTACCAGAAGAGACACTTAAAAATAGAGATGATGAGCGAAGCGCAGCATTAGCAAGAAGGGCGCGACTAGGAGACTATGATGAAG ATCTTATCCTGGAGCAGCTGGCTCGCAATCGTGTCTTCCTAACTGACGATGGCCTCAGGAAATTGAGGAAAGCATTCGTGGTGGTGGTAGGCTGCGGTGGTGTGGGCTCACATGCTGCCGCAGCACTAGCTCGTTCTGGTTGTGGTCGTCTTCGCCTCATTGACTTCGACCAAGTCACACTCAGCTCACTGAACCGCCACGCTGTCGCTACCCTTGCAGATGTCGGCACACCTAAGGTAGTCTGTCTTCAGAAGCGCCTGGAGCAGATTGTGCCATGGACCAATTTTGACCCCATCAACCAGCTCTTCGGCGAGGCATCAGCAGCCGCACAGCTCGCTCCTTGGGCAGACGGACAAGCACCCACTTTCGTCGTCGACGCTATTGACAATATCGATTCAAAGGTGGCGCTACTGCACTACTGTCACACGAAAGGACTGCCCGTGATTTCTTCAATGGGTGCCGGCTGCAAGTCTGATCCTACCAGAGTCTTTATTGGCGACATCTCGGCGTCTACGGACGATCCCTTGGCAGGCGCTACACGACGAAAGCTGCGTAAGCTCGGAGTGAAAGACGGCATACCAGTCGTCTTCTCATCAGAGAAGACAGGTCCTGGCAAGGCGCAGCTGCTCCCACTACCTGAGGACGAGTTCCAGAAGGGCAAAGTGAATGAGCTTGGTGTACTGCCTGACTTCCGTGTCCGCATTCTTCCGGTTCTCGGCACCATGCCAGCAGTCTTCGGGCTGTGTGTCGCGAACCACGTCATGCTCGCAATCTCCGGATACCCTCATGACTACCTTCCCAGCAAGGCTCGAGAAAAGATGTACGATGGGATTCTTGCCCAGCTCCAAGGTCTCGAAGAACGAGCGGTGAGGTATCAAGGCACAGATCCAATCGGTCTACGAATGCCCTTGACCTCAGATGACGTTGGGTACCTCGTCGAAGAAGTGTACCGGGGTCGCAGCGTGGTGTCGGGTCTCGCCAGCAGGCTAAGTTTGGTCCGGTGGCGAAAGCCTGAAGGTGCGTGGATAGACATGAGCACTCCTGGTCAAAAGGCTGATAAGCTTCAACTCGATGAGCTTGTATGCATGACGAAGGATGAGATGACCAAGCACGAAAAGATGGTGCTGAAAGAAGGCCGAGTACCAGAAGATGTGTATGACAAGGCAGTGATCGATCTGGTCGCAAGACGACAGGACGAAGAACGACATTTCCGTACCCAGAGGTAG